A single Kitasatospora kifunensis DNA region contains:
- the paaA gene encoding 1,2-phenylacetyl-CoA epoxidase subunit PaaA codes for MVTTPPVSDGNSPHFDDLIAAGESIEPDDDMPDGYRRMLIRQIAQHAHSEIIGMQPEGSWLTRAPSLRRKASLLAKVQDEAGHGLYLYAAAETLGTRREDLLDALHRGQQHHSATFNVPAATWADTGAIAWLTDGAAVVNQAPLCRTSYGPYARAMRRVCLEETFHVRQGYDVLWSLSRGTPGQKRMAQDAVDRWWLPAVALMFGPPDTTVGGTHSRTAALGAAVTRRSMAWRIKQHTNDELRQRFVDICVPQAERLGLPLPDPRIRWNEDRGHYDFTPVDWSTYRDAVAAGAECAARRVARRVTAHENGAWVREAADAYAARGGAYGEGNTL; via the coding sequence ATCGTGACCACGCCACCGGTGTCGGACGGCAACTCACCACACTTTGACGACCTCATCGCCGCCGGCGAGAGCATCGAGCCGGACGACGACATGCCCGACGGCTACCGACGCATGCTGATCCGTCAGATCGCCCAGCACGCCCACTCCGAGATCATCGGCATGCAGCCGGAGGGGAGTTGGCTCACTCGGGCCCCCTCCCTGCGCCGAAAGGCGAGCCTGCTGGCCAAGGTGCAGGACGAGGCGGGGCACGGTCTTTACCTGTACGCGGCCGCCGAGACGCTCGGGACGCGACGCGAGGACCTGCTCGACGCCCTGCACCGGGGACAGCAGCACCACTCCGCCACATTCAACGTCCCGGCCGCGACCTGGGCCGACACCGGGGCCATCGCCTGGCTCACGGATGGCGCCGCCGTGGTCAACCAGGCGCCGTTGTGCCGCACGTCCTACGGGCCCTACGCCCGTGCCATGCGCCGGGTCTGTCTGGAGGAGACCTTCCACGTCCGCCAGGGCTACGACGTGCTGTGGTCGCTGAGTCGGGGCACCCCGGGGCAGAAGCGGATGGCCCAGGACGCGGTGGACCGCTGGTGGCTTCCGGCCGTGGCGCTCATGTTCGGCCCGCCCGACACCACCGTCGGTGGCACGCACTCGCGGACGGCGGCCCTGGGCGCCGCCGTCACCCGCCGCTCCATGGCGTGGCGGATCAAACAGCACACCAACGACGAGCTGCGCCAACGGTTCGTCGACATTTGCGTGCCGCAGGCAGAACGGCTTGGTCTGCCCCTCCCCGATCCGCGGATCCGGTGGAACGAGGATCGCGGGCACTACGACTTCACCCCGGTGGACTGGAGTACGTACCGCGACGCGGTCGCTGCGGGCGCTGAGTGCGCCGCCCGCCGAGTGGCTCGCCGGGTGACGGCACACGAGAACGGCGCCTGGGTCCGCGAGGCGGCCGACGCCTACGCGGCCCGGGGCGGCGCCTACGGCGAGGGGAACACGCTATGA
- a CDS encoding acyl carrier protein — translation MSIVREMLVELTGAPEFTESIGDDVDLGASGIDSGDLVRLVLLIEQRTGAEVTAEEMEQLVTLADYERFVAGRSDAGLEAERA, via the coding sequence ATGAGTATCGTGCGAGAGATGTTGGTGGAACTGACCGGCGCTCCGGAGTTCACGGAGAGCATCGGTGACGACGTCGACCTTGGCGCCAGCGGCATCGACTCCGGTGACCTGGTCCGCCTCGTCCTGCTGATCGAGCAGCGCACGGGAGCGGAAGTCACCGCGGAGGAGATGGAGCAACTGGTCACCCTCGCCGACTACGAGCGTTTCGTGGCCGGGCGCAGCGATGCGGGCCTCGAAGCCGAGCGCGCCTGA
- a CDS encoding class I adenylate-forming enzyme family protein, protein MWLTQLLDRNVQCFPDRAAVVDRDRSLTWTAFRERTSSVARGLAAMGIRRGDRVAILSRDRVEVMESYFALARLGALFVPVNHSLTPTEVTGIVERTGAVAVIGESLLLERHPDLPVRWRIALDGPQFTALGDGGGPHLPPVPDDAPAAILHTSATTGQAKGVTVDHASFRAIALGWLAAARPTDDMVLVNCCPLYHGSMVVSLTYMAAGATLVLVPGFKPQTALAAIADNQATHIWLVPQMLRFLLRAKSLDGTDLSSLREVLYGAAPMPADLYAEAAESLGCGFRQVYGMTEVGGPFVTLGPDEHPAPEHMQEVLPSGRVIPGMSVRVLDPHGAESATGGIGEIHVRGPGVMQGYWGDEAATRAVTVDGWTRTGDLGFLDEEGRIHLVDRMKDLIIRAGLNVYPMEVERALHTHPAVLDEAVIGVPDEDYGEVPVAFVVADGSVDESDLMRHLVGRLAPYKRPRRIEFVSTVPRNPAGKILKKLLRT, encoded by the coding sequence ATGTGGCTGACTCAACTGCTGGACCGCAACGTCCAGTGCTTCCCCGACCGTGCGGCCGTGGTGGACCGGGACCGGTCGCTCACCTGGACCGCCTTCCGGGAGCGGACCTCGTCCGTGGCCCGCGGCCTCGCCGCGATGGGGATCCGACGCGGTGACCGGGTCGCGATCCTCTCCCGGGACCGCGTCGAGGTCATGGAGAGCTACTTCGCCCTGGCCCGGCTTGGCGCTCTGTTCGTACCGGTCAACCACAGCCTGACCCCCACCGAGGTGACAGGCATCGTCGAGCGCACCGGGGCGGTCGCCGTCATCGGCGAATCCCTGTTGCTGGAACGCCATCCAGACCTCCCCGTACGGTGGCGCATCGCCCTGGACGGGCCGCAGTTCACGGCTCTCGGTGACGGGGGCGGCCCGCATCTGCCCCCGGTTCCCGACGACGCCCCGGCGGCCATCCTGCACACCTCGGCGACCACGGGCCAGGCGAAGGGCGTCACCGTCGACCACGCCTCCTTCCGGGCCATCGCGCTCGGCTGGCTGGCGGCGGCGCGGCCGACGGACGACATGGTGCTGGTCAACTGCTGCCCGCTCTACCACGGCAGCATGGTGGTGTCGCTGACCTACATGGCGGCGGGCGCCACCCTGGTGCTGGTGCCTGGCTTCAAGCCGCAGACCGCCCTGGCCGCGATCGCGGACAACCAGGCCACCCACATCTGGCTCGTCCCACAGATGCTGCGCTTCCTGCTACGGGCCAAGTCCCTGGACGGCACCGACCTTTCGAGCCTGCGGGAGGTGCTGTACGGCGCGGCCCCGATGCCCGCGGACCTCTACGCGGAGGCTGCCGAGAGCCTCGGCTGCGGGTTCCGGCAGGTCTACGGGATGACCGAGGTGGGCGGCCCTTTCGTCACCCTCGGCCCGGACGAGCACCCGGCCCCGGAGCACATGCAGGAGGTCCTGCCGAGCGGACGGGTCATCCCCGGCATGTCGGTACGCGTCCTCGACCCGCACGGCGCCGAGTCCGCCACCGGCGGCATCGGCGAGATCCACGTCCGGGGCCCCGGCGTCATGCAGGGGTACTGGGGCGACGAGGCGGCCACGCGGGCCGTCACGGTCGACGGCTGGACCAGGACCGGTGACCTCGGCTTCCTCGACGAGGAGGGCCGGATCCACCTGGTCGACCGCATGAAAGACCTGATCATCAGAGCCGGGTTGAACGTCTACCCCATGGAGGTGGAGCGGGCGCTGCACACCCACCCGGCCGTGCTCGACGAGGCCGTCATCGGAGTCCCGGACGAGGACTACGGCGAGGTTCCCGTCGCCTTCGTGGTGGCTGACGGATCGGTGGACGAGTCCGATCTGATGCGCCACCTCGTGGGCAGGCTGGCTCCGTACAAGCGCCCCCGGCGCATCGAGTTCGTCTCCACGGTGCCGCGCAACCCGGCCGGGAAGATCCTCAAGAAACTCCTCCGTACATGA
- the paaD gene encoding 1,2-phenylacetyl-CoA epoxidase subunit PaaD: MNPPAPRLSPADVRVRVEAVPDPELPMVSLGALGVIRSVGPAQDGVIEVEITPTFLGCPAMPEIESDIRDVLAACGHPEGRVRQVLSPAWSSEWISAYGRRKLAEHGIAPPAPVGAPLPLRLGTGAPCPNCGCTATRPQSLFGATRCQVIVVCTGCKETFPRFRTV; the protein is encoded by the coding sequence GTGAACCCGCCCGCCCCCCGGCTGTCGCCAGCCGATGTCAGGGTCCGTGTGGAAGCGGTCCCCGACCCGGAGCTCCCCATGGTCTCCCTGGGCGCCCTGGGCGTCATCCGGTCCGTCGGCCCGGCGCAGGACGGCGTCATCGAGGTTGAGATCACCCCCACCTTCCTCGGCTGCCCGGCCATGCCGGAGATCGAGTCCGACATCCGTGACGTGCTCGCCGCGTGCGGCCATCCGGAGGGCCGCGTGCGCCAGGTCCTCTCCCCGGCCTGGTCCTCGGAGTGGATCAGCGCCTACGGACGGCGCAAGCTCGCCGAGCACGGTATCGCGCCTCCGGCGCCGGTCGGCGCACCGCTGCCCCTGCGGCTCGGGACGGGCGCCCCCTGCCCCAACTGCGGTTGCACCGCGACGCGCCCGCAAAGCCTCTTCGGCGCGACCCGGTGTCAGGTCATCGTGGTGTGCACCGGTTGCAAGGAGACCTTCCCCCGATTCAGGACCGTGTGA
- a CDS encoding 2Fe-2S iron-sulfur cluster-binding protein has product MPHPIDGMEPTVPRSAWHRLRVTRLERPTADAVAVTLAVPAAAASAFAFRAGQHVTVRHRVDGQELRRTYSACPPPGEPTALRLVVKRLGPGGFADHAHRVLAEGDTLDVAPPAGSFRLTDRPGVHHVMVAGGSGVTPLLAMAAAALRDDPSCRVSLLHASRDARSALLSEELSDLKDGHVGRFCVLHVLSRETQAASLLRGRIDADRLRALLCLLEADPEQDDVHFYLCGPLGLVTTAREALLRWGAGPDRVRLELFAAADRASRPPPLVPASPSRRITVRLGGRTTTATTDPADRSLLDTVVRVRPEAPYSCRAGLCGTCRAKVVSGSAMTAPPRSGPGPEEPADGYVLTCRAVPRSATVELDFDI; this is encoded by the coding sequence ATGCCCCACCCAATCGACGGCATGGAGCCCACCGTCCCCCGCAGCGCCTGGCACCGGCTACGGGTGACCCGGCTGGAGCGGCCGACCGCGGACGCGGTGGCCGTCACGCTCGCCGTCCCCGCAGCTGCGGCCTCCGCCTTCGCCTTCCGGGCGGGTCAGCACGTCACCGTGCGCCACCGCGTGGACGGCCAGGAACTGCGCCGCACCTACTCGGCCTGCCCGCCACCTGGCGAACCGACCGCGCTGCGCCTAGTGGTCAAACGGCTCGGCCCCGGGGGCTTCGCCGACCACGCGCACCGGGTGCTGGCCGAGGGCGACACCCTCGACGTCGCGCCGCCCGCCGGGAGCTTTCGGCTGACCGACCGCCCCGGCGTCCACCACGTCATGGTCGCGGGCGGAAGCGGTGTCACACCGCTGCTGGCCATGGCGGCGGCAGCCCTGCGAGACGACCCGTCCTGCCGGGTGTCCCTGCTGCACGCCAGCCGGGACGCCCGGTCAGCGCTGCTCTCCGAAGAGCTGTCCGACCTCAAGGACGGCCATGTGGGGCGCTTTTGCGTCCTGCACGTCCTATCGCGCGAGACGCAAGCGGCCAGTCTGCTCCGCGGACGCATAGACGCCGACCGGTTGCGGGCCCTGCTCTGCCTACTGGAGGCCGACCCCGAGCAGGACGACGTCCACTTCTACCTGTGCGGCCCCCTGGGACTGGTCACCACGGCCCGGGAAGCGCTCCTGCGATGGGGAGCCGGCCCGGACCGGGTGCGCCTGGAGCTCTTCGCCGCCGCTGACCGCGCGTCCCGACCGCCGCCCCTGGTCCCGGCCTCACCGAGCCGACGGATCACCGTGCGCCTCGGGGGACGCACGACGACCGCCACGACCGACCCCGCGGACCGCTCGCTCCTCGACACCGTCGTCAGGGTGCGGCCCGAGGCCCCCTACTCGTGCCGTGCGGGCCTGTGCGGCACCTGCCGGGCGAAGGTCGTCTCCGGTTCCGCCATGACGGCGCCGCCGCGCTCCGGCCCCGGACCCGAGGAGCCGGCCGACGGCTACGTCCTGACCTGCCGCGCCGTACCGCGCTCCGCCACGGTGGAACTGGACTTCGACATCTGA
- a CDS encoding 4'-phosphopantetheinyl transferase superfamily protein: MERTLRRLVPVLAAEGLCLAIARDGETEALTHGPGERRLTAAMHPIRRSTFLAGRCAARRALRQAGLPVTEIGYLAGGRRPAFPHGSVGSLAHCGGVAVAVVAQARRYRALGCDLELCPLPLETARLLLGPPERDWLGKASDPGTAEGRLLALFSAKEAAFKAFHTLLAADAPTLLRGIAVRPVRGGFRAVPEHLPAGPVLFVRLRAVCPGGVFSWAVLEAP, encoded by the coding sequence GTGGAACGCACTCTGCGCCGGCTCGTTCCGGTCCTGGCGGCCGAGGGCCTCTGCCTCGCCATCGCCCGTGACGGCGAGACAGAGGCCCTGACACATGGTCCGGGCGAACGTCGGCTCACCGCCGCGATGCACCCCATCCGGCGCAGTACCTTCCTCGCCGGACGCTGCGCGGCCCGCCGTGCCCTGCGGCAGGCCGGGCTGCCCGTCACCGAGATCGGCTACCTCGCGGGTGGGCGTAGACCCGCCTTCCCCCACGGCAGCGTCGGTTCCCTCGCCCACTGCGGGGGAGTGGCCGTCGCGGTCGTGGCGCAGGCGCGGCGGTACCGCGCCCTGGGCTGCGACCTGGAACTATGCCCGCTGCCGCTGGAGACCGCCCGATTGCTCCTGGGACCACCGGAGCGGGACTGGCTTGGGAAAGCCTCGGATCCGGGCACAGCCGAAGGCCGCCTCCTTGCCCTTTTCTCGGCCAAGGAGGCGGCCTTCAAGGCATTCCACACCCTGCTCGCGGCGGACGCCCCCACCCTGCTGCGCGGCATCGCAGTCCGTCCGGTGCGGGGCGGGTTCCGCGCCGTGCCGGAGCACCTGCCCGCAGGTCCGGTGCTGTTCGTCCGGCTCCGGGCCGTGTGCCCCGGCGGGGTGTTCAGCTGGGCGGTCCTCGAAGCGCCTTGA
- a CDS encoding 1,2-phenylacetyl-CoA epoxidase subunit B, which yields MSRIGTMSNATWEVFVRMRRGMSHQHVGSVRGIDSDTALAHARDLFTRRDDPASLWVVPSDAIRAASPAEKPMVFSNAQDRPFRYPDDYVPLHEGDGHA from the coding sequence ATGAGCCGGATCGGCACGATGTCGAACGCGACCTGGGAAGTGTTCGTACGAATGCGACGCGGCATGTCCCACCAGCACGTCGGTTCGGTGCGGGGCATCGACTCCGACACCGCGCTCGCCCACGCCCGGGACCTCTTCACCCGCAGGGACGACCCCGCCTCGCTGTGGGTGGTGCCCTCGGACGCGATCAGGGCCGCCTCCCCTGCCGAGAAGCCCATGGTCTTCAGCAACGCGCAGGACAGGCCCTTCCGGTACCCGGATGACTACGTGCCGCTGCACGAGGGGGACGGACATGCCTGA
- the paaC gene encoding 1,2-phenylacetyl-CoA epoxidase subunit PaaC has translation MPETDTYGDTLLCRDLAAYTLRLGDDALVLAQRLCEWITHAPTVEEDLALSNIALDLLGQARVLYAQSGRHDGTGRDEDDLAYGREPSEFRNVLLVELPKGDFADLIARQLVWTHHCLLLHTALRGAADPELAALAERAVEETRYHRSHADRWVACLAHGTPQSKRRLQAALDRVWPYTDELFEADALVRRLAEHGAVASPTTLRESWEREMTTVLAQAGLRMPTVTGHQCGGRRGAHTATFGDLVAELREVRCAHPGGTW, from the coding sequence ATGCCTGAGACGGACACCTACGGCGACACCCTCCTGTGCCGTGACCTCGCCGCGTACACGCTGCGCCTTGGGGACGACGCGCTGGTCCTCGCCCAGCGGCTGTGCGAGTGGATCACCCACGCGCCGACGGTGGAAGAGGACCTCGCCCTGTCCAACATCGCCCTCGACCTGCTCGGCCAGGCCCGCGTCCTGTACGCCCAGAGCGGCCGGCACGACGGCACCGGACGCGACGAGGACGACCTCGCCTACGGCCGCGAGCCTTCGGAGTTCCGCAACGTACTGCTGGTGGAGCTGCCGAAGGGCGATTTCGCCGACCTTATCGCCCGTCAGTTGGTCTGGACGCACCACTGTCTGCTGCTGCACACCGCCCTGCGCGGCGCGGCCGACCCGGAGTTGGCCGCTCTCGCCGAGCGGGCTGTCGAGGAGACGCGGTATCACCGGAGCCACGCGGACCGCTGGGTCGCGTGCCTTGCCCACGGCACCCCGCAGAGCAAGCGGCGGTTGCAGGCGGCCCTGGACAGGGTCTGGCCCTACACCGACGAACTCTTCGAGGCCGATGCTCTCGTACGGCGCCTGGCCGAGCACGGGGCGGTCGCCTCGCCGACGACCCTGCGGGAATCCTGGGAAAGGGAGATGACGACCGTACTGGCGCAGGCCGGCCTGCGGATGCCCACCGTGACGGGGCACCAATGCGGCGGCCGCCGCGGCGCGCACACCGCCACCTTCGGCGACCTGGTAGCGGAGCTCCGGGAAGTGCGCTGCGCCCACCCTGGAGGCACCTGGTGA